In Kryptolebias marmoratus isolate JLee-2015 linkage group LG4, ASM164957v2, whole genome shotgun sequence, the following proteins share a genomic window:
- the LOC108231641 gene encoding uncharacterized protein LOC108231641 yields the protein MDGVLESAVALCLCKLFCSLLFVPSLVVSYGPVSFCCCCLLIFTDFLVTVSLSLLWICESWVMDLSPSGDVIALRFLLFLSHTYGAVIFLITFLIALEALIRLLWPHLAVDHRRASQTEGFNQQGWCVRKANAKEAEEDNRSLLQVVSFFCCLSVWFFVALNVRWHWKVEEAWAAVCLHTTDSLVRCLPNALSPSPVNLCWSILFLLVLLLIIGTCLQRRCQVPAQVQKTNGRKPCGCCGLNPLPALSAPLRGVHPGMSVPEPEDNSGNSAYSCDSVQMLVRNYGDFVLASTHCLSEKGSGQEHERTKRGVPLAFITEKHVDSHHRGGRWLWGFPDPGGNLIIGLVSVLSLFTLPFNLSVNILLIRTIDSLLDWCVRSLLSSAANIRDTSASHSVTQV from the exons ATGGATGGTGTGTTAGAGAGTGCTGTGGcgttgtgtttgtgtaaactgTTCTGCAGCCTTCTCTTCGTGCCATCGCTGGTTGTGTCCTACGGTCCTGtcagcttctgctgctgctgcctcttgATCTTCACTGACTTCCTGGTTACAG TTTCTCTGAGTCTTCTTTGGATCTGTGAGTCCTGGGTGATGGACCTGAGCCCATCAGGTGATGTCATCGCCCTGCGCTTCCTGCTCTTCCTCAGCCACACCTACGGGGCCGTGATCTTCCTGATCACGTTCCTGATTGCTCTGGAGGCCTTGATCAGACTGCTGTGGCCCCATCTTGCTGTCGACCACAGGAGGGCGAGTCAGACGGAGGGCTTTAATCAGCAGGGTTGGTGTGTCAGGAAGGCAAATGCCAAAGAGGCGGAGGAGGACAACAGGAGCTTGCTGCAGGTTGtcagcttcttctgctgccTGTCAGTGTGGTTCTTCGTCGCCCTGAATGTCAGGTGGCACTGGAAGGTGGAGGAAGCGTgggctgctgtttgtttgcacaCGACCGACTCCCTTGTCAGATGTTTGCCCAACGCTCTTAGTCCCTCGCCTGTGAACCTGTGCTGGagcatcctcttcctcctcgtgcTCCTCCTGATCATCGGCACGTGCCTGCAAAGACGATGCCAAGTCCCTGCACAGGTGCAGAAAACAAATGGCAGGAAACCATGTGGCTGCTGCGGGCTAAACCCCCTCCCAGCATTGTCTGCACCCCTCAGGGGTGTGCATCCTGGGATGTCCGTGCCAGAGCCGGAGGACAACTCGGGTAACTCTGCATATTCCTGCGACAGCGTGCAGATGTTGGTGCGTAACTATGGAGACTTTGTCCTCGCCTCCACTCATTGTTTGTCAGAAAAGGGAAGCGGACAGGAGCACGAGAGGACAAAGAGAGGTGTACCTCTGGCATTTATCACAGAGAAGCATGTGGACTCGCATCACCGAGGTGGGCGGTGGCTGTGGGGTTTTCCAGACCCAGGGGGGAATTTAATAATAGGGTTAGTGAGCGTGCTTTCCCTTTTTACGCTGCCCTTCAACCTCAGTGTGAATATTCTTCTGATAAGGACTATTGACTCCCTGCTGGATTGGTGTGTCCGATCTTTACTCTCATCTGCAGCTAACATCAGAGACACGTCAGCGTCTCACAGTGTgacacaggtttaa